A region of Deltaproteobacteria bacterium DNA encodes the following proteins:
- the ptsP gene encoding phosphoenolpyruvate--protein phosphotransferase — MKMDSVTAQKELRGIPVYPDIVIGKAHLVDRSKAKILYQCFVNEAQLNREVERFEEALRSVEAQFISLKNKMPDMVKDQAFILDSHLMILKDSMLRDSTINKILEEKINAEWALKKTLEEIRGVFEQIDDDYISKRISDVENVTDRLLRTLSGDSGHSLSDINQRVIIVAHDLSPADTTELNTAKVMGFITDVGGKTSHTAIMAQALEIPAVVGLEHATAFVQDGDLLIVDGTSGVVVINPEDSDIILYQERKLQLQKYRSSIARMSHLPAETPDGHRIAITANIEFLEEVTAAKDYGGEGIGLYRTEFLYLRGKGFPDEEELFEDYREVVEIMRPAPVSIRTLDLGGDKFASETSMSNENNPALGLRAIRFCLREPEIFKVQLRAILRASAFGSIRLMFPMISGLQELLDAKIILDEVKEDLNQEHIPYDNAMEVGIMVEIPSAVTMAEVLARHVDFFSIGTNDLIQYALAIDRVNEHVAYMYQPFHPAILRMIRQVVVAGRNAGIPVSLCGEMAGDPLCISILLGIGLDALSMNARAIPLIKKMVRAIPMEQARADLEKIMLLNTAKEVRTFILQQTRGIFPELEEKGYLLN, encoded by the coding sequence ATGAAAATGGATTCTGTGACCGCCCAAAAAGAGCTGCGGGGGATTCCCGTCTATCCCGATATCGTCATCGGCAAGGCCCATCTGGTGGACCGGTCAAAGGCCAAGATCCTGTACCAGTGCTTTGTCAACGAAGCGCAGTTGAATCGGGAGGTGGAACGATTTGAAGAGGCCCTCCGCTCGGTGGAGGCCCAGTTTATTTCTCTCAAGAACAAGATGCCGGATATGGTGAAGGACCAGGCCTTTATATTGGACAGCCACCTGATGATCCTTAAGGACAGCATGCTCCGCGACTCCACCATCAATAAGATCCTTGAGGAAAAGATAAATGCCGAATGGGCCCTCAAGAAAACACTGGAAGAGATACGAGGTGTCTTTGAACAAATCGATGACGATTATATCAGCAAACGCATCAGCGATGTGGAGAATGTTACGGATCGCCTCCTCAGGACCCTTTCCGGCGACAGCGGGCACAGCCTGAGTGATATCAATCAGAGAGTGATCATTGTTGCGCATGATCTGTCGCCGGCGGATACCACTGAATTGAATACCGCCAAGGTGATGGGGTTCATTACCGATGTTGGGGGGAAGACCTCCCATACCGCCATCATGGCCCAGGCCCTGGAAATTCCGGCGGTGGTTGGTCTTGAGCACGCGACTGCCTTTGTGCAAGACGGCGATCTCCTGATTGTTGATGGGACCTCCGGCGTGGTCGTGATCAATCCCGAAGACAGCGACATCATCCTTTATCAGGAACGGAAGCTCCAACTCCAGAAATACAGGTCCAGCATCGCCCGGATGAGCCATCTCCCGGCGGAGACCCCTGACGGGCATCGGATTGCCATTACCGCCAACATCGAGTTCTTGGAAGAAGTGACTGCTGCCAAAGATTATGGCGGCGAAGGGATTGGGCTTTACAGAACGGAATTCCTCTATCTTAGAGGAAAAGGCTTCCCAGATGAAGAGGAACTGTTTGAAGACTATCGGGAGGTCGTGGAGATCATGCGGCCGGCACCGGTCAGCATTCGGACCCTGGACTTAGGAGGCGATAAGTTTGCGTCAGAGACGTCCATGTCCAACGAGAATAATCCTGCACTCGGGCTGAGGGCCATTCGTTTCTGCCTGCGGGAGCCGGAGATATTCAAAGTCCAGCTCCGTGCGATTCTCAGGGCGAGTGCCTTCGGCAGCATCCGATTGATGTTCCCGATGATCTCCGGTCTCCAGGAACTATTGGATGCAAAGATAATTCTGGACGAGGTCAAAGAAGACCTGAATCAGGAACATATCCCGTATGATAACGCCATGGAAGTCGGGATTATGGTTGAGATCCCCTCAGCCGTTACCATGGCCGAGGTCTTGGCCCGTCATGTCGATTTTTTCAGTATCGGAACCAATGATCTAATCCAGTACGCCCTCGCCATTGACCGGGTCAATGAGCACGTGGCCTACATGTATCAGCCGTTTCATCCGGCCATTCTCAGGATGATCCGGCAGGTGGTCGTGGCGGGCAGAAATGCCGGGATACCGGTTTCCCTGTGTGGGGAGATGGCAGGCGATCCCCTTTGCATTTCCATTTTGTTAGGGATCGGCCTCGACGCGCTCAGCATGAACGCCAGGGCAATCCCTCTCATCAAAAAAATGGTAAGGGCGATTCCGATGGAACAGGCCCGGGCAGACCTGGAAAAGATCATGTTGCTGAACACCGCCAAAGAAGTGCGGACCTTTATCTTGCAGCAGACCCGGGGGATATTTCCCGAGTTGGAGGAAAAGGGATACCTCCTGAATTGA
- the lpxD gene encoding UDP-3-O-(3-hydroxymyristoyl)glucosamine N-acyltransferase, which translates to MMQQIDSEERALTLDEIADAAGGKVVGNGDVVVTGINSLNDAGPSEISFFSDRRYEESLRKTRAGALLISHKTDLFSGPQIIVSNAELAYAKVAALLAPRVSRDMGISPEAVIHEGSLIGAGVSIYPMAYVDQGAEIGDGTTLFPGVFIGEGVKIGRRCLIYPNVAILRGCLIGNDVIIHPGSVIGADGFGFVRDGVASVKIPQTGIVQIDDRVEIGSNNCIDRAALGKTWIKSGTKTDNLVHIAHNVVIGEDTIIVAQAGISGSCHIGREVVIGGQVGIIDHVEVGDRAMIGPQSGIAKPIAPGELVSGSPAISHRLWLKTTTLTSRLPEFNQRLRQLEKRIEEVERHSHPPSGDGSSDKAAEYGKE; encoded by the coding sequence ATGATGCAACAAATTGACAGTGAAGAACGGGCCTTGACTCTCGACGAGATCGCCGATGCTGCAGGCGGGAAGGTCGTCGGAAACGGGGACGTTGTTGTTACCGGCATCAACTCCCTGAACGATGCAGGTCCTTCGGAAATCTCGTTCTTTTCAGATCGACGATATGAGGAGAGCCTGCGCAAGACCCGCGCCGGCGCCCTGTTGATCTCCCATAAGACCGACTTGTTTAGCGGCCCGCAGATCATCGTTTCCAACGCGGAACTGGCGTATGCCAAGGTGGCCGCGCTCCTCGCCCCTCGAGTATCGAGAGATATGGGGATCAGTCCGGAGGCCGTCATTCATGAGGGAAGCCTTATCGGAGCAGGTGTGTCCATTTATCCGATGGCGTATGTGGATCAGGGGGCGGAGATCGGTGACGGCACCACCCTCTTTCCCGGGGTATTTATCGGCGAGGGCGTAAAAATCGGCAGGAGATGCCTCATATATCCCAATGTCGCCATCTTAAGAGGGTGCCTCATCGGAAACGACGTCATCATCCATCCGGGGAGCGTCATCGGCGCCGATGGGTTCGGCTTTGTCCGGGACGGCGTTGCGTCCGTAAAGATCCCTCAGACCGGGATCGTCCAAATCGATGACCGCGTGGAGATCGGGTCCAACAACTGTATTGATCGGGCTGCACTTGGAAAGACATGGATCAAGAGTGGGACCAAGACCGACAATCTGGTGCATATCGCTCATAATGTCGTCATTGGAGAGGATACCATCATCGTGGCCCAGGCAGGTATCTCCGGGAGCTGTCACATCGGGCGCGAGGTGGTCATCGGCGGTCAGGTCGGCATCATAGATCATGTCGAGGTGGGAGACAGGGCCATGATAGGTCCCCAATCCGGCATTGCAAAGCCGATTGCTCCAGGTGAACTGGTCTCCGGCTCCCCTGCGATATCCCATCGACTGTGGCTCAAGACCACCACCTTGACATCACGGCTGCCCGAATTCAATCAGCGATTGAGACAGTTGGAAAAACGGATCGAGGAGGTTGAGCGGCATTCTCACCCCCCTTCGGGGGATGGTTCCTCAGATAAGGCCGCGGAATACGGGAAGGAGTAA
- the lpxB gene encoding lipid-A-disaccharide synthase: MVLIVAGEASADLHGSNLVKALKRLNPGVVFEGIGGSSMAQAGVRILVSSSDMAVVGLTEVLRKVRTIVKAAGTMKSALKSLRPDLLILIDYPDFNLYLARIAKGLGIPVLYYISPQVWAWRGGRVKKIARRVDRMAVILPFEKSFYGKRGLNVDYVGHPLVDEFESKVRERVLPGRTQARGPGLQSKTHMRHPVVGLLPGSRKDELRNLLPVMIRAVEILKTKYPHIQCLLPLAQTIERKYVETFVRNTPLNIEIHQNDVYRTLEHCHIALVASGTATLDTAIMGIPMVVVYKVAPFSYWLGKKLIRVPFIGLVNLVAGERVVPELIQDEVTPDRLASEALSLLEDEERREKMIVKLKGIRKDLGKGGASEKAARIAIEMME, encoded by the coding sequence CTGGTACTGATCGTTGCCGGTGAGGCCTCGGCCGACCTGCACGGGTCCAATCTCGTGAAGGCCCTCAAGCGCTTAAACCCCGGCGTGGTCTTTGAGGGCATCGGGGGCAGCAGCATGGCTCAAGCAGGGGTCAGGATACTCGTCTCATCCTCGGATATGGCCGTGGTCGGCTTGACCGAGGTCCTGCGCAAAGTCCGAACCATCGTCAAGGCGGCGGGTACGATGAAATCTGCGCTGAAAAGTCTTCGTCCGGACCTCTTGATCCTCATTGACTACCCAGACTTCAATCTTTATCTGGCCCGGATCGCCAAGGGGCTGGGTATCCCTGTCCTGTACTATATAAGCCCCCAGGTATGGGCATGGCGGGGGGGACGGGTAAAGAAGATAGCCAGGCGGGTCGACCGTATGGCAGTCATCCTGCCGTTCGAAAAATCGTTTTACGGAAAACGAGGTCTGAACGTCGATTATGTGGGGCACCCCCTGGTGGATGAATTTGAATCCAAAGTTCGGGAGCGCGTCTTGCCGGGCCGGACCCAGGCCAGGGGCCCAGGCCTTCAGAGCAAGACCCATATGCGACATCCGGTCGTGGGGTTGCTTCCGGGGAGCCGGAAGGATGAACTCAGAAATCTCCTCCCTGTCATGATCCGGGCCGTGGAGATCCTCAAGACCAAATATCCCCACATCCAATGCCTGCTGCCGTTGGCCCAGACCATTGAACGTAAATATGTCGAGACCTTTGTCCGAAACACCCCATTGAATATAGAAATCCACCAAAACGACGTCTACCGGACACTGGAGCACTGCCATATTGCGCTGGTAGCCTCAGGCACGGCGACCCTGGATACGGCAATCATGGGAATCCCCATGGTTGTGGTATACAAGGTCGCCCCTTTCTCCTACTGGCTCGGAAAGAAGTTGATCAGGGTGCCGTTTATCGGGTTGGTAAACCTCGTAGCCGGTGAGAGGGTGGTCCCGGAATTGATCCAGGACGAGGTGACGCCTGACAGGCTTGCCAGCGAGGCACTTTCGCTCCTCGAAGATGAGGAGAGGAGGGAAAAGATGATCGTAAAGCTGAAAGGGATACGTAAAGACCTCGGAAAGGGCGGGGCATCTGAAAAGGCCGCCCGAATAGCCATTGAGATGATGGAATGA
- a CDS encoding OmpH family outer membrane protein, protein MKKISLLVICFSMIFCFQHENVLAETVKIGVLNMKRLQQNSVKFQKIREELKAKFNALQKKLDAERAQIAKIEEELQKQSMMLSLDAKEGKEMELGKRTRHYKYMYEEVTQEMKNAEYEATKMVGKDIEKIVEKIGQTEGFSVILEEGTVGLVYYNNTLDITDRVTKAYDATN, encoded by the coding sequence ATGAAAAAAATTAGTCTTTTGGTCATCTGTTTTTCTATGATTTTTTGTTTTCAACATGAAAATGTCTTGGCAGAGACCGTCAAGATCGGGGTGCTCAACATGAAGCGGCTTCAGCAGAATTCCGTCAAATTTCAGAAGATCAGAGAGGAGTTGAAGGCAAAATTCAATGCCCTCCAAAAAAAGCTGGATGCGGAGAGGGCCCAGATAGCCAAAATCGAGGAGGAACTTCAGAAACAAAGCATGATGTTGAGCCTGGACGCCAAAGAAGGCAAGGAGATGGAATTGGGCAAAAGGACGCGCCACTACAAGTATATGTATGAAGAAGTCACCCAAGAGATGAAAAATGCCGAATATGAGGCGACCAAAATGGTGGGAAAAGACATAGAAAAAATCGTAGAAAAAATCGGCCAGACAGAAGGATTCAGCGTCATTCTTGAAGAAGGGACAGTTGGGCTGGTATATTATAATAATACCCTGGATATCACGGACCGGGTGACCAAGGCGTATGATGCAACAAATTGA
- the lpxI gene encoding UDP-2,3-diacylglucosamine diphosphatase LpxI (LpxI, functionally equivalent to LpxH, replaces it in LPS biosynthesis in a minority of bacteria.) yields the protein MGKNSGIIGIIAGGGQFPLLIAEAARKEGLRVVAVAHLGETDPELSSQVDEIVWVKLGQLGQLIKTFKSRGVTEVLMAGTITKKRMFEIRPDLKGLAIMSKLAFFHDDDILRAVARELDKEGLTITNSTRFLPELIAPEGCLTARRPSKAEKEDIRFGWKMAKELGRLDIGQCVVVRKKTVLALEAIDGTDATILRGGKLAQEKAVVVKVSKPGQDLRFDVPCVGLETVRTLSRVKGAVLAVEAGNTLLFDKTEMIAEADRKNIAIVSLGTAP from the coding sequence ATGGGGAAGAATAGCGGAATAATCGGCATCATTGCCGGTGGCGGCCAGTTTCCGCTCCTTATCGCAGAGGCTGCCAGAAAGGAGGGGTTGCGGGTCGTTGCCGTGGCCCACCTGGGTGAAACCGATCCGGAACTCTCGAGCCAGGTGGATGAAATTGTCTGGGTCAAGCTGGGACAGTTGGGGCAATTGATAAAGACGTTCAAATCGCGCGGCGTCACAGAGGTCTTGATGGCAGGGACCATCACCAAAAAGCGGATGTTCGAGATCAGGCCTGACTTGAAAGGGCTGGCCATCATGTCGAAACTTGCCTTCTTTCATGATGATGACATTCTCAGGGCCGTTGCCAGAGAGCTGGACAAGGAAGGGCTGACAATTACCAATTCCACCCGGTTCTTGCCCGAACTCATTGCCCCGGAAGGATGCCTCACAGCGAGGCGTCCCAGCAAGGCCGAAAAGGAAGATATCCGGTTTGGATGGAAGATGGCCAAGGAACTGGGTCGTCTGGATATCGGTCAGTGTGTGGTGGTGAGGAAGAAGACCGTTCTGGCCCTTGAAGCCATTGATGGCACCGATGCAACCATTCTCAGGGGGGGGAAGCTGGCTCAGGAAAAGGCGGTCGTCGTAAAGGTGAGTAAACCCGGGCAGGATCTCCGATTTGATGTTCCCTGTGTGGGTCTTGAGACCGTACGGACCCTCTCACGGGTAAAGGGTGCCGTGTTGGCCGTGGAGGCAGGGAATACCCTCTTGTTTGACAAAACAGAGATGATTGCCGAGGCCGACAGGAAGAATATCGCCATTGTTTCTCTGGGCACCGCACCTTGA
- the smpB gene encoding SsrA-binding protein SmpB: MRDSAIKTVCQNKKAGHEYYLDEFIEAGMVLLGAEVKSLREGRANLVDSYARVRRGEVFLYNMHISPYPFAHGADLDPTRARKLLLNNKEIRRLIGKTELKGYSLIPTKVYFKKGRAKVEIALARGKKKYDKRRSLKEKELKREMDQARKKSNY; this comes from the coding sequence ATTCGGGATTCAGCGATAAAGACGGTCTGTCAAAATAAAAAGGCCGGTCATGAGTACTATCTTGACGAATTTATTGAGGCGGGCATGGTGCTTCTGGGCGCAGAGGTGAAATCCCTCAGGGAGGGACGGGCCAATCTTGTGGACAGTTATGCCAGGGTGCGGCGGGGTGAAGTTTTTCTATATAACATGCATATTTCTCCCTATCCATTTGCCCATGGGGCTGACCTGGATCCGACCCGGGCTCGAAAGCTTCTGCTGAACAATAAGGAGATCAGACGTCTGATCGGAAAGACCGAGCTGAAAGGGTATTCCCTGATCCCCACCAAAGTCTATTTTAAAAAGGGGCGGGCCAAGGTGGAAATCGCTCTGGCAAGAGGAAAGAAGAAATATGACAAGCGGAGGTCATTGAAGGAAAAGGAGTTGAAACGGGAGATGGATCAGGCCCGTAAGAAAAGTAATTATTGA
- a CDS encoding Gfo/Idh/MocA family oxidoreductase codes for MEQIKTRIGVIGVGHLGEYHVQKYRAHPGVELVGVVDVDRDRVNEIARRYHTKAYADHRHILDKVDAVSLAVTTEMHFEVAKDVLAEGVHMLIEKPITYDLSEADTLIRMARERNLVLQVGLVERFNPAIVKMMPLLNNPVFVESHRMNLFTTRGLDVDVVLDLMIHDLDIILHMIRSEVREVHAVGMPVITNKTDIANARIIFEDGTAANLTASRVSGKMLRKIRVFQPDAYLSADCGKRQLTVISLDNQKKNSHNFPEVTTSKKKYADSDPLNDEIRAFINAVMNQSEPVVTGQDGRNALRIALNIIDQIERGCQNFSPAF; via the coding sequence ATGGAACAGATAAAGACGAGAATCGGGGTTATCGGTGTCGGGCATCTGGGGGAGTACCATGTACAGAAGTACAGGGCGCACCCGGGGGTGGAACTCGTGGGCGTTGTGGATGTGGACAGGGATCGCGTCAATGAGATCGCCCGGCGTTACCACACAAAGGCATACGCGGATCACCGGCATATCCTGGACAAGGTGGATGCCGTCAGTCTGGCCGTGACGACGGAGATGCACTTTGAGGTGGCCAAAGATGTTCTGGCCGAAGGGGTGCACATGCTCATCGAAAAGCCGATCACCTATGACTTAAGCGAGGCGGATACCCTCATCCGCATGGCCCGGGAACGGAATCTGGTGCTTCAAGTGGGTCTTGTCGAACGGTTTAACCCCGCCATTGTCAAGATGATGCCGCTGCTGAACAACCCCGTTTTTGTGGAGTCCCACCGCATGAACCTTTTTACCACAAGGGGGCTTGATGTTGACGTGGTCCTTGACCTGATGATCCACGACCTGGACATTATTCTTCACATGATCCGGTCAGAGGTGAGAGAGGTCCACGCCGTGGGTATGCCTGTCATTACCAATAAGACCGACATCGCCAATGCCAGGATCATTTTTGAAGACGGAACCGCTGCCAATCTGACCGCGAGCCGGGTATCCGGGAAAATGCTGAGAAAGATCCGTGTGTTTCAGCCGGATGCCTATCTGTCTGCCGATTGCGGAAAACGTCAGCTCACCGTGATCAGCCTTGACAATCAGAAGAAAAATTCTCACAATTTTCCCGAAGTGACCACAAGCAAGAAAAAGTATGCGGATAGCGACCCCCTGAATGACGAGATAAGGGCGTTTATCAATGCCGTCATGAACCAATCCGAACCTGTGGTGACCGGCCAGGACGGGCGAAATGCCTTGAGAATCGCCCTTAACATCATCGACCAGATAGAGAGAGGCTGCCAGAATTTTAGCCCCGCCTTCTGA
- the fabZ gene encoding 3-hydroxyacyl-ACP dehydratase FabZ, giving the protein MDLPLTYEDIIKILPHRYPFLLVDRIIELEMNKRVVGIKNVTANEPFFQGHFPGNPIMPGVLIIEAMAQVGGILARLSVPDVLEREMGNSIFFVSMEGVKFRRPVIPGDQIRFELVPLRTGSRIWKMAGKASVEGEVAAEAILVATIG; this is encoded by the coding sequence ATGGATTTACCGCTGACTTATGAAGATATTATCAAGATTCTTCCCCATCGTTACCCGTTTCTGTTAGTCGATCGAATCATTGAACTGGAAATGAACAAGCGGGTGGTCGGGATCAAGAACGTCACCGCCAACGAGCCGTTTTTTCAGGGTCATTTTCCAGGTAATCCTATCATGCCCGGGGTCCTTATCATTGAGGCGATGGCACAGGTGGGCGGCATTCTGGCCCGGTTGTCCGTGCCCGATGTGCTGGAGCGGGAGATGGGCAATTCAATCTTTTTCGTATCCATGGAGGGGGTGAAATTTCGGAGGCCGGTCATCCCCGGCGACCAGATCAGATTCGAGCTTGTTCCCTTGCGGACCGGATCCAGGATCTGGAAGATGGCAGGGAAGGCCTCTGTAGAAGGGGAAGTGGCTGCCGAAGCCATTCTGGTGGCTACCATCGGCTGA
- the lpxA gene encoding acyl-ACP--UDP-N-acetylglucosamine O-acyltransferase: MKIHPSAVVGSTAHLADGVEIGPYATVGNHVVIGKDTAIGAHVVIEGHTRLGERNRIYPFSSIGTPPQDIGYHNEDTRLIMGNDNIVREYVTINRATTKEEWETVIGSNNYLMAYAHIAHDCRLADHIVLTNGATLGGHTHIDEYAILGAFLAVQQFVRIGAHAYLGAKSGIDRDVPPFMITAGPRAKLYGINQKGLIRRGFSQGTIDILKKAYSIIWRENRSFRDGIAQVKTTLEIIPELKMLLDFLAGSKRGILR; encoded by the coding sequence ATCAAAATACATCCTTCGGCAGTGGTCGGTTCAACTGCCCATCTTGCCGATGGGGTGGAGATAGGTCCTTACGCCACCGTGGGAAACCATGTGGTTATCGGAAAGGATACAGCGATAGGCGCTCACGTGGTGATCGAAGGCCATACCCGGCTCGGGGAACGAAACCGGATTTATCCCTTTTCTTCCATCGGCACACCGCCCCAGGACATCGGGTACCATAATGAGGATACGCGCCTCATTATGGGAAATGACAATATCGTCAGAGAATATGTCACCATCAACCGGGCCACCACCAAAGAGGAGTGGGAAACGGTTATCGGCAGCAATAATTATCTGATGGCCTATGCCCACATCGCCCACGACTGCCGGCTTGCAGATCATATCGTATTAACAAACGGCGCTACCCTGGGCGGGCACACCCATATCGATGAATACGCCATATTGGGGGCGTTCCTGGCTGTTCAGCAATTCGTTCGAATCGGTGCACATGCCTACCTGGGGGCCAAATCAGGGATCGACAGGGATGTCCCCCCCTTCATGATAACGGCCGGGCCCAGGGCAAAACTATATGGAATCAACCAGAAGGGTCTGATTCGAAGGGGCTTTTCACAGGGGACCATCGACATCCTCAAAAAGGCGTACAGCATCATCTGGCGTGAAAACAGGAGTTTCAGGGATGGCATCGCTCAAGTCAAAACAACTCTTGAAATCATACCTGAGCTGAAGATGCTGCTGGATTTTTTGGCCGGCTCCAAGCGAGGTATTCTGCGATGA
- a CDS encoding sigma-54 dependent transcriptional regulator, producing the protein MAKTILIVDDEKSILQSLIGILSDEGFEVLTAESGTEALDKIKEATPDLVLLDIWMPGLDGLETLQRIKAEYSNLQVVMMSGHGSIETAVKATKIGAYDFVEKPLSLDKLLLSINNALEYYRLEEEVSLLKERERNRYHITGSSRAIKELKEQIKIVAPTNAWVLISGENGTGKELVAHTIHLLSRRSHKPIVEVNCAAIPEDLIESELFGHEKGAFTGASTMRKGKFDSAHEGTIFLDEIGDMSLKAQSKTLRILQEQKFERVGGTKTIHVDVRVIAATNKDLEAEIEKGTFRDDLYFRLNVIPIRVPSLRERLEDIPSLAREFISEFSLTTNIEAKEISEEAISILQRYDWPGNVRELKNLIERLMIMVPGKIIQAKDIPLPYNRTSEAKTSVESGVVSDSLKEAKSQFEKAFIQAKLQQFNGNISQTAEAIGIERSNLHKKIKGYQLDTYRDE; encoded by the coding sequence ATGGCAAAGACGATTTTAATCGTGGACGATGAAAAGAGTATTCTTCAGTCACTGATCGGTATTCTTTCAGATGAAGGGTTTGAGGTTCTGACTGCCGAGAGCGGGACAGAGGCATTGGATAAGATCAAGGAGGCAACGCCGGATCTGGTCCTCCTGGATATCTGGATGCCGGGACTTGACGGCCTTGAGACCCTGCAAAGGATCAAAGCGGAGTATTCAAACCTTCAGGTGGTCATGATGTCGGGGCACGGCAGCATCGAAACCGCAGTGAAGGCGACCAAAATAGGGGCCTACGATTTCGTGGAAAAGCCGCTTTCCCTGGACAAGCTTCTCCTCTCCATCAATAATGCCCTTGAATATTATAGACTAGAGGAGGAGGTGAGCCTTCTCAAGGAAAGGGAACGGAACAGGTATCACATCACCGGCAGCAGCAGGGCGATTAAGGAATTGAAGGAGCAGATCAAGATCGTCGCCCCTACCAATGCATGGGTCCTTATTTCAGGGGAAAACGGTACAGGAAAGGAGCTTGTGGCCCACACCATCCACCTCTTGAGCCGGCGCAGTCACAAGCCTATCGTGGAAGTAAATTGCGCGGCCATACCTGAGGACCTCATCGAGAGCGAGCTTTTCGGTCATGAGAAGGGCGCATTTACCGGGGCCTCCACCATGAGAAAGGGGAAATTTGATTCCGCCCACGAAGGGACCATTTTTCTCGATGAGATCGGCGATATGAGTCTGAAGGCCCAGTCGAAAACCCTCAGGATCTTGCAGGAACAAAAATTCGAGAGGGTAGGGGGAACCAAGACCATTCACGTGGATGTGAGAGTGATCGCAGCGACCAATAAAGACCTTGAAGCCGAAATCGAAAAAGGCACCTTCAGGGATGATCTGTACTTCCGGCTGAATGTCATCCCCATCCGGGTACCGTCTCTCAGGGAGCGGCTTGAGGATATCCCCAGCCTGGCAAGGGAATTTATATCGGAATTTTCCCTGACCACGAATATTGAGGCAAAAGAGATCTCCGAGGAGGCCATCTCCATCCTTCAGAGATACGATTGGCCTGGAAATGTCAGAGAATTGAAGAACCTTATCGAGAGGCTCATGATCATGGTGCCAGGGAAAATTATCCAGGCCAAAGATATTCCATTACCTTACAACCGGACCTCCGAGGCGAAAACCAGCGTTGAATCGGGTGTTGTGTCCGATTCCCTCAAAGAGGCAAAAAGCCAGTTCGAGAAGGCATTTATTCAGGCAAAGCTGCAGCAGTTCAACGGAAACATCTCCCAGACAGCCGAGGCCATCGGTATCGAAAGAAGCAACCTTCACAAGAAGATAAAAGGATATCAGCTGGATACATACAGGGATGAATGA